One region of Sporomusaceae bacterium FL31 genomic DNA includes:
- a CDS encoding putative RNA methyltransferase: protein MFVTREIPIKKGENYILDIVSLGHSGEGVGRYQDFTVFVPHALPGEQVKVNIIEVKKSYAKGRLIAVISASAERSEPACSLYQKCGGCQLQHLSYPAQLAAKRQQVVDAVTRIGKITDVDIKPTLGAANPWYYRNKMQFPVGLVNNEIAIGCFEQGTHRIVHTENCLIQHKANNIIAQQVRTVLSQLGIVPYDERTGQGVVRHVLGRVGTASDEVMVVLVTATNELPYKEQVIAQLQAKIPGLASIVQNINNKNTNIIMGNRTITLWGKDTITDSLGHFSFNISARSFFQVNTSQANVLYDKAVEYAALTGTETVIDAYCGTGTITLFLAQKAKKVIGIEIVEPAIKDANENAKRNGVSNVEFIVGDAIAVMPNLYKKGIRPNVIVVDPPRAGCERTVLETFVNMQPDRIVYVSCNPASLARDLAILAEYGYKAREIQPVDMFPQTFHCECVTLIERI, encoded by the coding sequence ATGTTTGTGACCCGAGAAATTCCAATCAAAAAAGGTGAGAATTATATTTTGGATATCGTAAGCCTTGGCCATAGTGGTGAAGGCGTTGGACGCTATCAGGACTTTACGGTATTTGTTCCTCATGCCTTGCCTGGAGAACAGGTTAAGGTCAATATTATTGAGGTGAAGAAAAGCTATGCCAAAGGGCGATTAATCGCTGTTATCAGTGCATCGGCGGAACGGAGTGAACCAGCTTGCTCACTTTATCAAAAATGTGGTGGGTGTCAATTGCAACATCTAAGCTATCCGGCTCAACTAGCTGCAAAAAGACAGCAAGTGGTGGATGCTGTGACTCGTATCGGAAAAATAACCGATGTTGATATTAAGCCTACCCTTGGTGCGGCTAATCCCTGGTATTATCGCAACAAAATGCAGTTTCCGGTCGGGCTGGTGAACAATGAGATTGCTATAGGCTGTTTTGAGCAAGGCACGCATCGCATTGTCCATACAGAAAATTGCTTGATCCAGCATAAAGCAAACAATATCATCGCCCAACAAGTACGTACTGTTTTAAGTCAGTTAGGGATAGTTCCTTATGACGAAAGAACAGGTCAAGGCGTGGTTCGTCATGTTTTGGGACGGGTAGGAACGGCCAGTGACGAAGTTATGGTGGTATTGGTGACTGCAACAAATGAGCTGCCGTATAAGGAGCAGGTCATTGCTCAACTGCAAGCAAAGATTCCAGGGCTTGCCAGTATTGTTCAAAATATCAATAACAAAAATACCAACATTATTATGGGGAATCGAACCATCACTTTATGGGGCAAAGATACCATTACAGACAGTTTAGGTCATTTTAGCTTTAATATATCGGCCAGATCGTTTTTTCAGGTCAATACCTCGCAGGCCAATGTCTTATATGATAAGGCAGTAGAGTATGCAGCGTTAACTGGTACGGAAACCGTTATAGACGCTTATTGTGGGACAGGTACAATCACTTTGTTCTTAGCGCAGAAAGCAAAGAAGGTCATTGGGATCGAAATCGTCGAACCGGCGATTAAGGATGCAAACGAGAACGCCAAACGCAATGGTGTTTCAAACGTTGAGTTTATTGTTGGTGACGCTATAGCTGTAATGCCTAACTTATACAAAAAAGGAATTCGCCCAAATGTCATCGTTGTTGATCCGCCACGGGCCGGCTGTGAGCGGACTGTTCTTGAGACTTTTGTCAATATGCAGCCAGATCGAATTGTCTATGTCTCTTGTAATCCGGCATCATTAGCCAGAGACTTAGCTATTTTAGCCGAATATGGCTATAAAGCCCGTGAAATTCAGCCTGTTGATATGTTTCCACAGACCTTTCATTGTGAGTGTGTGACATTGATAGAGCGGATTTAA
- a CDS encoding iron-sulfur protein: protein MKFIVFNGSPAGANSNTNVIAEAFLNGAKRADADTENVFLIDKTIEHCKGCFSCWFKTPGKCVMQDDMTDLLDKYNAADVVCFASPVYTWNVTAALKNFVDRLVPLKSPLIVNSDETFDLAYSQPKTQQFVVISNCGFPGNKNFETMKVVFASCNPVLEIYRNCGKLLKSKDEKIKATVNKYLQVVEQAGYEMATQNAVSEETKSKLEMQLMSIPDYVKYIGM, encoded by the coding sequence ATGAAATTTATAGTATTTAACGGAAGCCCTGCCGGGGCGAATAGCAATACAAATGTAATTGCAGAAGCGTTCTTAAATGGTGCAAAAAGAGCTGATGCTGACACAGAAAATGTGTTTTTAATTGATAAGACTATTGAACATTGCAAAGGATGCTTTTCCTGCTGGTTTAAAACACCAGGAAAATGCGTGATGCAGGATGATATGACAGATCTTCTGGACAAATATAATGCTGCTGATGTGGTGTGCTTTGCTTCTCCTGTTTACACATGGAATGTAACAGCTGCGCTCAAGAACTTTGTCGACAGGCTTGTGCCGCTGAAAAGTCCTTTAATTGTGAATTCAGACGAAACCTTTGATCTTGCGTACTCACAACCTAAAACGCAGCAATTTGTAGTGATTTCAAACTGTGGCTTTCCGGGTAATAAGAATTTTGAAACCATGAAAGTAGTGTTTGCTTCCTGCAATCCTGTTCTTGAGATTTATCGTAACTGTGGCAAACTGCTAAAGAGCAAGGACGAAAAAATTAAAGCAACCGTAAATAAGTATTTGCAAGTCGTCGAGCAAGCGGGATATGAAATGGCAACGCAAAATGCTGTATCGGAAGAAACAAAATCTAAACTTGAAATGCAACTCATGTCAATACCTGATTATGTGAAATACATCGGGATGTAG
- a CDS encoding glyoxalase produces the protein MNRINIICLGVKDMVQSIRFYRDGLGFATDEKEDNPKVVFFNTTGTKFELYPLALLAEDINEKNPPQIASGFAGITLAYNVRSEVEVHEVMDFAQKAGAVIAKEPQKVFWGGYSGYFTDPNGYYWEVAYNPHWSFDENDMLVL, from the coding sequence TTGAACAGAATTAACATTATCTGCTTGGGCGTAAAGGATATGGTCCAGTCTATCCGCTTTTACCGTGATGGGCTTGGCTTTGCCACCGATGAAAAGGAAGATAATCCGAAGGTTGTTTTCTTTAACACTACCGGCACGAAATTTGAATTGTATCCCTTAGCTCTTTTAGCGGAGGATATTAATGAAAAGAACCCACCGCAGATTGCTTCTGGCTTCGCTGGTATCACTCTGGCCTACAATGTGAGGAGTGAAGTCGAGGTGCATGAAGTTATGGACTTTGCGCAAAAAGCGGGCGCAGTGATCGCCAAAGAGCCACAGAAGGTGTTCTGGGGCGGCTACAGCGGATACTTCACCGACCCTAACGGCTACTACTGGGAGGTTGCCTATAATCCGCACTGGTCATTCGACGAAAATGACATGCTTGTATTGTGA
- a CDS encoding carbonic anhydrase, which yields MPGISAERALKKLINGNERYVNGEYLEIAEELAKELEEGQFPFAAIVGCSDSRVPPEIIFDQGIGDLFVVRTAGEVVDDIALGSIEYAIKYLDVKLIVVLGHLDCGAVKAAVEGGYQPGYIAAVTEAIKPAVAKAKTEKGNLFFNSIKANVELNVARLKTSHILREAMLNNFVKIIGAIYDIHDGHVVFGVSTWYGEVLYY from the coding sequence ATGCCTGGGATATCGGCTGAACGTGCGCTAAAAAAACTGATCAATGGCAATGAAAGATACGTAAATGGAGAATATCTGGAAATAGCAGAAGAATTGGCAAAAGAACTAGAAGAAGGGCAGTTTCCTTTTGCGGCGATTGTTGGATGCTCAGACTCTCGGGTACCTCCAGAGATAATTTTTGACCAGGGGATTGGTGACTTATTTGTCGTAAGAACAGCCGGCGAAGTCGTAGATGATATTGCTCTTGGGAGTATTGAGTATGCCATTAAGTATCTCGATGTAAAATTGATAGTGGTTTTGGGGCATTTGGACTGTGGCGCGGTCAAAGCGGCAGTTGAAGGCGGCTATCAACCCGGTTATATCGCAGCAGTAACCGAAGCTATAAAGCCTGCGGTTGCGAAAGCAAAAACTGAAAAAGGAAATTTGTTTTTTAATTCGATAAAAGCAAATGTTGAATTGAATGTGGCGAGATTGAAAACGTCTCATATTTTGCGGGAAGCTATGTTAAACAATTTTGTTAAGATTATTGGTGCCATATATGATATACATGATGGTCATGTCGTATTCGGAGTAAGTACATGGTACGGTGAAGTTCTTTATTATTAA
- the nagD gene encoding acid sugar phosphatase, translating to MQLNPMCLQKLKYFALDMDGTIFIGRKLIPGAEQFLHYLMESGRKYVFLTNNSSKNKQNYVKKLQSLGLDVDIDQILTSGEATALYLKTLKPNARIFLLGTPDLEQEFISHGFTLTTSTPDFVVLGFDQTLTYAKLTEACHLIREGVPLVATHPDINCPTDERSGYIPDVGAMLELIYASTGKKAKIIGKPYQEIIDVLVAKLNCKRDETAMVGDRLYTDIKLAENADICGILVLSGESKQTDLSHSEIHPDYIFDSVRELTAALQQDKA from the coding sequence ATGCAGCTCAATCCTATGTGTTTGCAAAAATTAAAGTACTTTGCCCTCGATATGGATGGAACTATTTTTATAGGCCGAAAGCTAATACCAGGCGCAGAACAGTTTTTGCACTACCTAATGGAAAGCGGACGCAAATATGTATTCCTGACTAATAATTCGTCCAAGAACAAACAGAACTATGTAAAGAAACTCCAATCACTTGGTCTAGATGTTGATATTGATCAAATCTTAACCTCTGGTGAAGCTACTGCTTTATACCTAAAAACACTTAAACCTAATGCGCGTATCTTTTTATTAGGGACACCAGATTTAGAACAAGAATTTATTTCGCATGGCTTCACGTTAACCACTTCAACACCTGACTTTGTGGTCTTAGGCTTTGATCAGACCTTAACTTATGCTAAATTAACGGAAGCGTGCCACCTTATCCGTGAAGGTGTTCCGCTTGTTGCAACACATCCGGACATCAATTGTCCAACCGATGAACGTTCAGGCTATATTCCTGATGTAGGTGCTATGCTGGAATTAATCTATGCTTCCACAGGTAAAAAAGCAAAAATCATCGGGAAACCCTATCAGGAAATTATCGATGTACTTGTTGCAAAACTCAACTGCAAGCGTGATGAGACTGCCATGGTAGGCGATCGACTATACACCGACATCAAGTTAGCTGAAAACGCTGATATATGTGGTATATTGGTTCTAAGCGGTGAAAGTAAACAAACAGATTTAAGCCATTCAGAAATTCATCCTGATTATATCTTTGATAGTGTACGTGAACTTACTGCCGCTCTACAACAAGATAAGGCTTAA